AGCGGACGAGGATGTGGCGCGCGCCGCCGCGGTGCTCGAGGCCTGCGGTACGCCGGTGCATCTGGGTCCGCTCGGCGCCGGTCAGGTGGCGAAGGCCTGCAATCAGATGATCGTCTCGGCGACGATCCTCGCCCTCGGCGAGGCGAGCGTGCTGGCTGAGCGCAGCGGCATCGACCTGCGGGTGCTCTGGGACCTGCTCGGCGGGGGCTATGCGGGATCGAACCTGCTGAACAGCCGTCGCGAGAAGCTCGTCACCGGTGACGACTCGCCTTCGGGCGTTGCCAAGTACATGGTGAAGGACCTGTCGTTCGCGGCCGATGTCGCCCAGGCGACCGGCACCAACGGCGTGCTCCTGCCGACCCTGCGTGCGGCGTTCGACGAGATCGTCGACTCTGGCCTGGGCGATCGCGACATTGCGGTCGCGCGCCGGTTCATCGCCGACCGCTGAGCCGCCGACTCGAGCCGCGGCGCAGCGCGACCGCGATGATGAGCGGTGCGAGGGAAGTCGACAACCGCAGGCCTTGCTTTCGAGTGACGAAATCCGGAGGATAGGCCATGTCGCAGTCCGACGTCATCTGCTCGTCCCGGACACCCGCCCCGGGGCGTGCTTTCTGGCCCAGGGAGTTGCCGTGACCGACCTCGACCGGGACGGGGCACCGTCCACAGATCCGCTGCGGGAGCCGTTCACGCCCGGCATGCGCAGCAACCCGCCCGAACTCACCGAGCTGACTCGAAGTGACGAGATCGTGCCGCAGGTGCTCATCCCGCTCGAGGACGTCAAGACCCGCGAGTTCGTCCAGGAGTGGCGGAACGCCGCGTACAACTGTTACTCATCGGGTCACAAGTTCTGCCGCGAGGTTTGCCCCGTCGTGATCGAGACCCGCAACGAGTCGTATAGCCCGACGGCGTTCCACGCGAATGTCGTCGGGATGGAGCGCGGCGAGCTGACGGTCGAGGATGTCGCCGCGGACTATGTGAACTGCACGCAGTGCGGCGCCTGCGAGTTGCGCTGCCCGAATACATTGTTCACGGGAGATTTCTACCGGTTCCGCACGCGCACGGTTGACGTCGTCAAGGCGGCCCGTGCGCTCGCCGTCGACTCCGGCGTCCATCAGGAGGGCTACCGCTCCTGGAACGCACGGACGGCGGAGCGCAGCCACGAGCCCGTGCTCGGCGAAACACCCGTCGGGCAGGACACCGTGCGCGACTGGGCCGACGGTCTCGACATTCCGATCGGCGGCGAAACGATCCTCTTCGTGGACTGCGAGGCGGCCTTCTACCGCACATCGGT
The Diaminobutyricimonas sp. LJ205 genome window above contains:
- a CDS encoding NAD(P)-dependent oxidoreductase, which translates into the protein MTTDVHAARIGVIGLGAMGRPMAHHLLESHGSLQITGRTRREDDSLVASGAIWHGTARDLAAASDVILLMLPDLPEVEQVLAGPDGILAAGTELLLLIGSSSSPSGVRELAARLADETDGRVRVVDCPVSGGEDGARLGTLSIMLGGADEDVARAAAVLEACGTPVHLGPLGAGQVAKACNQMIVSATILALGEASVLAERSGIDLRVLWDLLGGGYAGSNLLNSRREKLVTGDDSPSGVAKYMVKDLSFAADVAQATGTNGVLLPTLRAAFDEIVDSGLGDRDIAVARRFIADR